The DNA window GTTGCACGTAGGCCATTTTTTTCTAATCGGCTAAGGTCATTATTGTTAATTCGTGCTACATAACCGAGCGCATGTGTGAGTGCATCACCAAATGGATAATAACGTTTTAATCGTGCATTGACGGAAACACCAGGATATTTATGTTGCTGAACGGAGAATAGGGCAACTTGAGATTCGGATAAATTGGTTAATATTGAGACTTGCTTAAAGCGACGCTGGCGTTTTAAGCGAGTATGAAAATCGTCAATATTATCTTCAGTTAGGCTTAATAAGCTTGTTAATTTGACGATTGTAGCGTCAATGTCGGTGATTTTTTCCGGTACCATATCTAAGCTGAAAACGGGTTTATTTTCCGCTAAAAGTATACCGTTACGATCATAGATAAGCCCACGGTTGGGTGCTATAGGCACTAATTTGACGCGGTTTTCGTTAGAACGAGTTTTGTAAGCCTGATATGAATCGACTTGTAAGTAATAAAGATTACTTAATAACAAGCCAAGTATGCAGAGAACAAAAATAAATGAGACCATGATGCGACGGCTAAATAATGCTGTTTCCGCAGAATGGTCTCGTAAGGTTATACGCTTCCTTGCCACCAATATTACTCTCTATGATAAGGATGGTTTGTTGTAACACTCCAAGCGCGATATAACGCTTCGGCTACCACTACACGTACCATCGGATGTGGTAAGGTTAGCGGTGACAACGACCAGCGTTGTTCTGATGCCGCGATACATTCAGGTGCAAGTCCTTCTGGGCCGCCAATTAATAGGCTAACGTCACGACCGTCATGCTTCCACTTATCTAGTTCAACGGCTAGTTGTTCTGTAGTCCAAGGTTTGCCGGTAACTTCCAGAGTCACGATACGATTACCTTTCGGGATCGCTTGCATCGTTTTTACACCTTCGAGTTCTAAGATCCGTTTGATGTCCGCGTTTTTGCCACGCTTACCAGCATTAATCTCAAGTAATTCAAAAGGCATATCTTTAGGGAAGCGACGTGCATATTCTTTATACCCGGTTTCTACCCATGCTGGCATCTTAGTGCCAACTGCAACTAGCTGAATTTTCATTTGACTATGCCCCTACAGACTGCCAAAGTTGTTCTAGTTGGTAAAGATCACGTGTTTGTTGTTGCATGATGTGGACTACTACGTCACCCATATCAACTAAAACCCATTCACTATCTTCTGTACCTTCAATACCCATAACGAATACTTCGTTACGTTTAGCTTCAAGGTAAAGGTGATTAGAAATCGACTTAACGTGAGTTTTTGATGTGCCAGTACATACGATCATTAAATCTGTCACTGGTGATTTACCTTTAACATCAACAACTTGGATGTCGCGGGCTTTCATGTCTTCAATTTTATCTAGTACAAATGCTTGCAGGTCTGAAATTTGCAAGGGTCCTCCAGAGGAACTTTATCGAGTTAACCGCGAATTATAACAGTGAATAATGCCTAAATATATACCTAGCTTGTTTCTGGGCTAGTATCTCTTGTAGTTTACTTATACAAGTTATTTTTGTGTATATAGGACAGCACATTATCAGGTAGTAGATATTGGGGGCTTTGCTGATGTTTAATCAACTGACGGATCCGTGTCGCCGAGATTTCTAATTGCGTACTTGGCCAGAGTAAAATACGACCCTGCTTTTGCTGCTGTAGAACTTTGACATCCGTTGTTCGTACTTGTTCAAATAATTTTTGTACTTCTGGCGCGAGTTGTAATACGTAGTTAGGACGATAACTCACGACCAGATGACAATAATCGAGCAATTCTTGCCAACGGTACCAAGTATGTAAACTATTTAGTGAATCAAGACCAATTAAAAAGCACACGGGTATTGTTGGGTTCTCAGCCGCGAGTTCGATTAATGTATCAATAGTATAAGAAGGCGTTGTTCGATTTAACTCGCGCGTATCAACACTTAACTCATCACAGTCTTCTACCGCTAATGTCGCCATCGCTAGTCGGTGTTCAGCACTAGAACCTGGCGTAGCACGGTGTGGTGGGATGTGATTTGGCATCAATCTGACTTCAGCTAAATTAAGTTGCTGTAATAAGTCTAAGCAAGGACGAAGATGACCATAATGAATCGGATCAAATGTACCGCCTAAAATACCGATGGCGCGAGTAGGTGTAAAATCAGTCATAAACAGCCGTTAGTTATTAATAAAGACACAAATCTTTTAATTTCAGCATGATAAAAGTTATTCAATCTCTGCATGATGAAAACTATCTAATTTCGGAATGATGAAAATTGGGTAACAAAGTTGAATCTGTAAAGCTGATACTCAACATTTGTAGTGATAACCAAGGATCAATACTGGTACTGGTTTTGATTGCACTATCAACGCTAGAGCACAGGACGAGCATTTGTTCAATTTTACTCAATGACAAGCGGCTTAAGCAGGCATTTATAATCTGCTGTCGGCCAGCCCATAAGCGTTGTTTTTTCATTTCGTCAATCACAGACAAGCCTTGCTGCTGCATTAAACTGTAATGATAAAGTTGATTTATTTCTTTGTTTAGCGCCCAGTTAATGACAATCGGGTCAACACCTTCTGCTTGTAATTGCTGGAGGATCCGTTGACCACGATTTACTTTACCGGCAAGCAGGGCATCAACAAGTTGGAAACTGCTAAAGTGTGAATGCTGAGTTATTGATTGTTGTAACTGCGCTAAGTTCAATGTCTGACCAGGGTAGAGCAGAGATAACTTATCAATTTCTTGTTTTGCTGCCAGTAAGTTACCTTCAAAGCTACGACACAGTAGGGTGATCACATCCGCTGGAGCTTCTAAGTTTGCACGTTTAAGACGGTGGCGCATCCAATTGGCAAAAAAGCGACCCTCGGGATGACCAACTGGAATGTAGAGTGCGTTTTTAAAGTACTGCGTAAACCATTTTGCATTTTGCTGTGCTTTGGTTAGATACGGGCCACTGAGAATTAAAATAAGGTCAGGGTTTAGCAGCTTAAACAAATCATTAAGTTGGCTAATGTATTCTTTCGATGGTCGTTTATCAAAGATGAGCTCGACAGTTTGACGACTAGAGAACAGTGACATCGATTGGCAAGTATTAAAAGCCGCAGGCCAATCCATTGTTGGTTCGGCGTGGAACTTATAGTGTTCATCAAAGCCGACTTTTTTAGCGGCGGCTTTAATCTGCTCAATTGCTTCCATTTTTAATAATGGCTCTTCGCCGAATATTAAATAACAGGGCTTGAGCTCAGTTTTTAGGTACTGATCGAGTTGTTCTGGATAGACGCGCATTAGTTCGCTTCAAACTCTGTATTTAATTCTGTATTTAGTTCGGTTTCACTTAACTCCGTATCATTATCACCAATGGTTTTTGGTTCGATGATTACTTGGCTTAAGGTACGAACAACTTGTTGTGCAGCTGCTTCGCGTAACTCTTTTCTGAGTAATTCAGCTTCACGTGAACGGGCCAGTGCTTCTTGAGAGTTGTTTAGCTGATCACGTTGTAAGGCAACCGTAAAGTACTGGGGCTCTTGATTGGGTAAGCGTACTTCCATCTGGATAACATAGCTAAGTTCATGCTCCGCTGCAGATGCATCTGAATAGAGTGAAACGGTACGTGAAGTTGTACTTTCTGACATAATTCTTAGTACAGGCGTCTGTGAATTCAACAATGATGGATCCATTGCTGTCGTTTTAGTTTGGGTTGAATCTTCACCCATTATTTCAGAAGAATCATTGGTTTCTGTTGTCTGAGACTCATCGCTAGTTGTTGATTCCACGGTCGGAACAACAAGATTAATTTGGTTGTAGCGTAACTCTTGTTTGATGAGGCGTGTTAAATCGGAATATTTACTCGATACTAACGTTAAATTGCGTAATTCATCGGGAATACCACTGCCATTTTTTAAATGAAAGCCACAGCCGCCAAGAATAGCAGTAAAGAGGAAGATGCAAATTAGTCGAATAAAACCTGGTTTCAGTGCCGATGCAATCATAATGCCTACAAAATATATAAATGAATTGTAGGTAATTTTACACGGAATCTAAAAACAAAAAAGCCCTAGACTCTACTATAAAAATAAAAGCAGAATGAAGGGCCTATTATTTGTGTCTAAGTTGTCTATTTATTGAGTAAATACAGCGTTAATTAATTAGCTATTAACGCTGTATAAAGTGACAATAAATAGTCTTAGTTAGCAACGATGTTGAGTAGTTTACCTGGTACGAAAATTACTTTACGTACAGTTTTACCATCGGTAAATTTCGTCACGTTTTCATCAGCGTTAGCAAGTGCTTCTACTGATTCACGTGTTGCATCTGCTGGTACTGTTAGTTTAGCGCGCAGCTTACCGTTTACTTGTACAATGATTAATTTTTCAGACTCAACCATTGCTGTTTTGTCTGCAACAGGCCATAGAGCTTCGTCGATGTTACCTTCTTGGCCTAGTTTTCCCCATAGTTCAAAACTGATATGCGGAGTGATAGGTGCAAGTAGACGAACAACAGCCACTAATGCTTCTTGAAGTAGTGCACGATCTTGCTCTGCCTCTTGCGGTGCTTTAGTTAGCTTATTCATTAATTCCATCACAGAAGCAATTGCTGTGTTGAACGTTTGACGACGTTCGATATCGTCAGATACCTTCGCAATTGTTTTATGAAGCTCGCGACGTAGTTCTTTTTGCTTGCCGTTAAGTGCTGCAACGTCTAGTTTAACAACGTCACCTTTGCTGATGTGGCTATAAGCAAGTGTCCAGATTCGACGTAAGAAACGGTGCGCGCCTTCTACTGCTGAGTCTTGCCATTCTAGTGTTTGGTCTGCAGGAGCTGCAAACATCATGAACAGACGTACTGTATCAGCACCAAAACGTTCGATCATTGTTTGCGGGTCGATACCGTTGTTTTTAGACTTAGACATTTTTGTCATGCCTGTATAAACAAGTTCGTTACCTTCATTGTCGATGTATTTAGTCGGTTGACCTTTTTCGTCACGCTCAACGGTTACATCTAATGGAGAAACCCAAACACGGCCGCCGCTTGCGTTGGTGTAGTAGTATGCATCAGCAAGTACCATACCTTGACAAAGTAGACGTTTGAACGGTTCGTTGCTATCAACCATTTGCTCATCACGTAACAGCTTGTGGAAGAAACGTGCATATAATAAATGCATACATGCGTGTTCAATACCACCCACATACTGATCAACTGGTAACCAATGATTTGCATCATCACGGTTTAGCATTTCAGTTTCTGATGTAGCGCTACAGTAACGTGCGTAGTACCACGATGATTCCATGAAAGTATCAAATGTGTCTGTTTCACGTAGTGCAGGTTGACCGTTATATGTTGTTTTAGCCCACTCTTTGTCTGCTTTGATTGGACTTTGAATACCGTCCATTTTCACATCTTCAGGTAGGATCACAGGCAGTTGGTCTGCAGGTGTTGGTACTACAGTTCCATCTTCAAGCGTTAACATTGGGATTGGTGCGCCCCAGTAACGTTGACGAGAAACACCCCAGTCACGTAGACGGAAGTTCACTTTCTTAGTGCCTTGACCGCTTGCTTCTAATTTAGCTGCAATTGCATCAACTGCTGCGCCAAATTCTAGACCGTCAAATTCACCTGAATTAAATAACACACCTTTTTCAGTGAATGCTACTTCAGACACGTCTAGTTCACTACCGTCTGCTGGTTTGATTACTGGAACAATATCTATGCTGTATTTTGTTGCGAATTCATAGTCACGTTGATCGTGAGCTGGAACCGCCATTACTGCGCCGGTGCCGTAACCCATTAATACGAAGTTTGCTACGTATACTGGTACTTTACGACCATTTAATGGATGAATAGCGTATAGGCCAGTAGCCATGCCTTTCTTTTCCATTTTTTCTAGATCAGCTTCAGCCACTTTCATGTTTTTACATTCAAGGTTGAATGCCGCTAGTGCTGGATTTGTTAATGCTGCTTGTTCTGCAAGTGGGTGACCTGCTGCGATACCTACATACGTAACACCCATAACTGTGTCTGGACGTGTTGTATATACAGATAATTTGCTGAGTTCGTCACTTTGACCTTCAACCGCGAAGTCTAGTTCGATTCCTTCACTGCGACCGATCCAGTTACGTTGCATTGTTTTAACTTGCTCTGGCCAGCCGTCAAGATCATCAATTGACGTAAGTAGTTCGTCTGCGTACTCAGTAATTTTAATGAACCACTGTGGAATTTCTTTTTGTTCTACAGGGGTATCACAACGCCAGCAACAACCGTCATTTACTTGTTCATTAGCCAGTACCGTTTCATCGTTCGGGCACCAGTTAACTGATGATGTCTTTTTATAAACTAAACCTTTGTTGAAAAGTTTAGTGAAGAACTCTTGTTCCCAACGGTAGTATTCAGGTGTACATGTTGCGATTTCACGCTTCCAGTCATAACCAAAGCCTAGAGACGTTAGCTGACCTTTCATGTAATCAATGTTTTCATACGTCCAAGGTGCTGGTGCCGTGTTGTTTTTAATTGCAGCATTTTCAGCAGGCAGACCAAATGCATCCCAACCGATAGGTTGTAATACGTTTTTGCCTTGCATACGTTGGAAACGTGCGATCACGTCACCAATTGTGTAGTTACGTACGTGGCCCATGTGCAGTCGACCACTTGGGTATGGGAACATAGACAAGCAGTAGAATTTCTCTTTAGTTTCGTCGTTTTGTACTTCGAATGTTTTATTTTCTTGCCAGTGTTTTTGAACCTGAGGTTCGATACTGCTTGGAGTATATTGTTCTTGCATGGGTAATATCCAGTCTGTTCTTGGTAGGATTTATAAACAAATTTTTGCCATAGAATACCTTAGCACAGAGAGGGCAACAAGTTTCATTTGCAGATTGCGATAAGTTTTCCATACTGATAATGCTTATTGAAGACTTTTACAAGGTGACTATGTGATGTAGTGCGCTTGTTGGGTGCGTATTTTGGCATATACTTAAGTTATAGTAGTAACTATATCCCTTCTTCTAATAGGGCCGTTATTGCTGACAATAAATAATTTTACTGATGAATATAGATGACGTTTTATTAATAAATACAGGTTAACTGTGATTACATTAATTCGGAGGTTTATATGGCTAAGCTCAATACTCAGTATCAAAATTCAGTGCGCCACTTATCTGTACATCCTCTGAGTTTTAAAGGGAGGAAATTGTTTATGGGTAATGATTTTACGCAACGATTTGTACTTAAAGCGGAAGCTTATTTAGGTGCTGCGAGTGATTTAACCAAAAAAGAACTAACAGAAGCATCTGCTTATATTCGCCATGATATTGGTGAGTTTAATAAAGATTATCAGACGAGTGTTAGTAGTTTTAAGTTATCGGCCTGGTATCAAGCGTGGGATAAAATCACGTGGGGAGCATTGGCATCAATTACGGATAAAACGCAGGTTGAATGGACTGAGGTTGGTGATGATTTACAACACCAAGGTCGTTATAGAACTGGTGACGAAGTTGGCTTTGGTTTACTCACGTGTGTACGTTGTGGTTATCAAAAAGAATTATTTCATCCTGCCATTGTACTTTCTTGTGCTGGTTGTGATGGTGATGAGTTTATGCGTGAAAGCTTTGATCCTTAATGTATATGAATAATGTCATATATCTAATGGTCAGTTAAGTTATGTACTGACCATTTTTTTGTTTAAAATTAAAGGGATAGTTAAAATGGTTCGTCTATTCTCACCGATGGAAACCCTACCTGTTGCGCTGTTGCTGTCGCGATATCTAAATTTCGATAACACTTTTCATGGCCGCTAAAATCGGTTAAAGGAATAATATCTCCATTTTCTGATTTAAATTCTACAATCCATCCGTTTGCTATCAAAGACGGTTCAACGATGGCCTCAACTAATTCATGTCTGTGATACATGCTTTTGATATCAGAAAGCTGCATGGTAATACCCCTCGTGACAGAACAATCGGATTATAGTTTTAGTGTAGTTGATGGCCAAACAACTTCAAGAAAGTCAGCTTTTAAAATGATGGTACAGTCTGAATAAGTCGTTTTAATATGTATTATTTGAGTTGTAAACTTGTGATCTAGAACGATTAATTATATCAATGAATTACGGTCTTTCGATGCTTCTACTCATGAAAATTAAATTAATTCGTTAACTTTCATTCTGTTTATCATACTGAGTTATACCACTTATTTGTTTGGAAATTGGATGTTTACTCGAACGTCGTCATTATTCATTTCGTTATTCGTATCAAGCTATCAGCAGCTGTTTGCCGCTGATGTTGTTCCTGATCTTGAAATTAAGTTGCCCATAGAGGAGGCTGAGGCGTATTCTCGTTGTCCAAGTGTGCTTAATCAACATCGCATTAGCTATTTAGAAACACAGATTATTAAACACCGCCAGATTTATTACGCTGGTCAAGAACCATTACTGCATGATGGAGAGTTTGATTTATTAGTTGATGAGTTAGCGCTCCTATCTCACTGCCTATCACCTGCATTAAGCAAGGTCGGTGCAAATGACAATAAGCAGAAGTATTTAGAATATCCACACCGACAAAAAATGCTGAGCTTAAATTCGGTACGTGATCGTGCTTTGATGGACGCGTTTTATCAACGTCATCAAGACAAGCTGTTACTCATTCAACCTAAAATTGATGGTATGGCAGTTGAGTTAGTTTATGAAAAAGGCATCTTAGTTGCTGCATCGAGCAGAGGGAACGGTAGACAAGGTAAAGACTTGCTGGCGTTGATGTTACGCAGTGATGCCGTTGATAGCATTATTGCATATCCGCATACACTGGTTATTCATGGCGAATTATATGTTAGTCAACAAGATTGGCAGGAACGACGTAAGTATGTATCTTCTCGACACATGACCGCGGGTATTGCCAGTCAATTGTCACCTTCACAAGTAGATGTCATGAGCTTGCGCTTTATACCTTGGCGTTGGATTGATTCACCTTATCGCGATGAATTTATGGGGTTAGCGAAGCTGGCCATGCTTGGATTTACTGATATGTCGAAGATGAGCCATGTCATTGATAGTCCGCAAGACATAGATTATTGGCTTGCGCATTACCAAAGCATTGAAACGTTATTGCTTGATGGTGTGGTCATTAAATTAGCTGAGAATGCACTGCAATATGAATATGGTCAAACTCAGCATGCTCCGCGATGGGCGCTGGCATTAAAATTTACTGGACCTAAAGGATTAAGCCATGTTATTGATATTACGTATCAAATGGGTAAAAGTGGTCGTGTTACGCCTATAATTCATTTACAACCACTGGCATTATCGGGTCGACAGGTGACGAAGGTTTCTGGGCGATCACTACCTTGGTTACAGAAAGCCAAAATTGAGGTCGGTAGCCAAGTTGAAATTGAATTAGTGGGTAATGCAATACCGCAATTAACAAGGGTTGTTAGCCGCCGTTAGCATCTTGCATATTTAGGCATTTTGAGTATACTGCTGCCCAGTAACTGCAACGGGTTCGCTTTTAAGGTGGGCCCGTTTTTATTTTGATTGAAATTGATCGAATATATCAGCGAAACACCCGGCTCGATGAAATGCTGGGCCACCTGTTTGTTTGAACTATGATGTAGGCAAAACCATGAAATTTATTGTAAAAATATTCCCAGAAGTAATGATGAAAAGTAAATCTGTACGCAAGCGTTTTAGTAAAATGCTGCAATCGAGTTTACGTAATATTCTACGCCGTGAAGATGAACACGCTCGTGTGATCCTTGAATGGGATAAAATTGTTGTCCGTACGACAGATGACAGTGAGAAAAACCGCGATTTTTATCGTGAAGTATTAAAGAATACCCCAGGGATTGCCCATTCACTCGAAGTTCAAGAGTCAACCTTCACCGATCTTGATGATATTTTCCAGCAAGCATTACCTGTTTATAAAGACATTTTAGTTGGAAAAACGTTTTGTGTACGTGCTAAACGTAACGGTAAGCATGACTTTACGTCGATTGACTTAGAACGTTATGTTGGTGGTGGCTTAAACCAGCACACTGAAGCAACTCGTGTACAGTTAAGAAAACCACAAGAAACGATTAAAATTGAAGTTGAAAATGATAAATTATATTTGGTTACTGCTCGCCATGAAGGCTTAGGTGGTTTCCCTATGGCAGGACAAGAAGATGTGCTGTCATTAATGTCAGGTGGTTTTGACTCTGCGGTATCAAGTTACTTAACGATTAAACGTGGTAGCCGAACGCATTTCTGTTTCTTCAACTTAGGCGGTGATGCACATGAGATTGGTGTGAAACAAATTTCATACTTCTTGTGGAACAAATACAGTTCATCACACAAAGTTAAATTTGTTAGCGTACCGTTCGATCCCGTTGTTGCTGAGATATTAGAAAAAGTAGATAACTCACAAATGGGTGTGGTACTTAAGCGTATGATGATGCGTGCAGCGTCTAAAATTGCTGAGCGTTTAGGTATTGAAGCTTTGGTTACCGGTGAAGCCGTTGGCCAAGTATCAAGCCAAACTATTCGTAACTTATCGTTAATCGATTCAGTAACGGATACATTGATCTTACGTCCGTTAATTGTTGCTGATAAGCAAGATATTATTGATACTGCTCGTCATATTGGTACTGCTGAATTTTCTGAAACAATTCCTGAATACTGTGGTGTTATCTCGAATAAACCAACAGTAAAAGCAGTGAAAGAGAAGATTGAAGCTGAAGAAGCTAAATTCGACATGAGCTTGATTGACCAAGTTGTTATGGATGCAAACGTGATGGATATTCGTCAAATTGCAGAAGAAGCACAAGAGCAAGTTAGTGATGTTGAAGCTGTATCTGAAATTGCATCAAACGAAGTGATCTTAGATATTCGTAGTATTGACGAAGTGGAAGATTCACCACTTGAAGTTGACGGTTTAGCTATTGAGCACATGCCGTTCTTCAAATTAGGTAACCAGTTTGGCGAATTAGATCAAGATAAAACTTACTTACTGTACTGTGATCGTGGTGTGATGAGTAAACTACAAGCGTTATACTTGATTGAAAAAGGTTATGCGAACGTTAAAGTTTACCGTCCTTAACTTTTACTCCCCTTAATCGTTAGGCTGTGTCCTTATCAAGCTAATGAGTAAAAGCCAGCAATTAGTTGCTGGCTTTTTTGATCCTGATGTGATTTTTGAATGATGTAACTAAGCGAGTTCAGTTTCGTGCAGCTTGATTTGATCGTATAAGGCTTTATTCACAGGAGCTTCGATACTGTAGGCATTCGCGACTTTTAAAACATATCCGGTAATGTAATCAATTTCGGATTGACGGTTAAAGTGATGATCTTGATGCATTGAAGAAAAGTTTTCAGCCGTGCGTTCAATGACATTATCAACTTGTACTTGTAGCTCTGCATAAGACCAAGGTAATCGGGCTTTTTCACACACGAGTGCTAATTCTTGCACCACCTTTACTACATGCGGATATAACGCTGGGCTTGCCAATTCACCATTTTTGCATTGATGGATGGCTGTTAATGGGTTTATCGCACAGTTAATCACTAACTTAAGCCATAATTTCTCACGTATATCTTCGCACCATGTTAATTCTTCTAGTGCAAATAATTGGCTGGCAATATCTTTATAGCGCTTGGCTTGATTATTAAATGGACCTAGCCAAGTGATACCCGCACCAGTATGGCGAATATAGTTGTCTGACAGTTTCAATACGCCATTGGACGTTGTGCCAACCATGATTGCGTTTCGAGGGAATAGCTTTTCGGCTTGTTCCGCCGTGCCCATACCATTGTGTAACAATACGATACAGCAATGCTTATCGATTTGTGGTTGCAGTAAGCTTAGTGCTGAAAGCACATGTTGGGCTTTTAGTGTAACGAGTAAAAAGTCACATTTAGGTGTGAGGTTAGGCTGCGCCATTACAGTGTTACTCGAATGTCTGTCATTTAAATCTTCAAAGTTAAATGTACGGATATGTGCATCACTTTCGGGACGCAATATAAATGCGGTGTGTTGGCCTGATTTTAATAATTTTTCTGCAAAGAAATGCCCGATAGCACCTGCACCGAGAATGTTCCAATTAGCCATGTATTTTTGCTCGTAATGGTTGAATGATTAAGTAACTGGTGATACCGGTTAAATCGGCGACGATATCCCAATGACTTGTTGTGCGACCAGGTATCATACCTTGAATAAATTCAATAAAAATACCGAATCCAAGTAATGTCATGAACAACGTTATTGTTCTATCTGGGAAACTATAATCAAAAAGTAACGCTAATGTAGCAAAGGCAACTAAGTGATTTAATTTGTCGTAGCCTAATTGCGCTATATCAGTTGAAGGCTTGCCAAAAGCAAGTAGGCAAATTATGAATATAACAATAACAAAGAGTAAGCGAAACCAGAGTTTATATTTGTCCAATGACATACTTATCTCAATAAAAAGGGGCATAATAGCAATTATAGTCAGTTAATCGTTATTTAATGCGACCTAGTGACTTACTTCTGTAGTTAATGGTTGAATTACAAGTATCATCTATTAGATAATCACATCATTATAAATGATAGGATATGAAGATGCCTCAATTTGATATTATTTCTGAAGTTGACATGGTTGAAGTTAAAAACGCAACTGACAATGCAAACCGTGAACTAAGTACACGCTTTGATTTTCGTGGTGTTGATGCAAGCTTTGAGCTGATTAAAGAAAAAGTAAAAATGCGCACAGATGAAGATATGCAACTTCGCCAAATGGCTGATATTTTACGTGGTGCTTTGGTTAAGCGTAATATAGACAGCTCTGCGATGAGTGTTGGTAAAACTGAATTTTCGGGTAAAACCTGCAGTGCAGATGTTGAATTTTTACAAGGTGTTGAAGGCGCAGTTGCTAAGAAAGTTGTTAAATCAATTAAAGACAGCAAGCTTAAAGTACAGGTATCTATTCAAGGCGATAAAGTACGCGTTGTAGGTAAAAAGCGTGATGATTTACAAGCTGTTATGCAGCATGTGAAAACAGCTGAACTAGGTCAGCCGTTCCAATTTGATAACTTCCGTGACTAATACGCGTACAAGTACGTTAAGCCCAGTCCGCTAATACGCACTGGGCTTTTTTATGCCTAAGATTCAATCCATTTAAAGCGTTTGGTTATTTGCATGTAAACTAATACGATAATAAAGGCCACTGGAATAATCCCTAACACTGCAGTACCAATAAAGAAGGCTGAGTAATCCCAAGTATCGACAGCAACCCCAGAGAAACCTGCGATAAACTTAGGCAGTAAAACCATGATTGACGAGAATAGCGCATATTGAGTTGCGGTAAATTGGGTATTAGTTAGTCGTGATAAAAATACCACAAAAGCACAGGTTGCTATGCCAGCACTGAGGTTGTCAGCACTAATCACCAAGGTCAATAATAACT is part of the Moritella viscosa genome and encodes:
- the thiI gene encoding thiamine biosynthesis protein ThiI; amino-acid sequence: MKFIVKIFPEVMMKSKSVRKRFSKMLQSSLRNILRREDEHARVILEWDKIVVRTTDDSEKNRDFYREVLKNTPGIAHSLEVQESTFTDLDDIFQQALPVYKDILVGKTFCVRAKRNGKHDFTSIDLERYVGGGLNQHTEATRVQLRKPQETIKIEVENDKLYLVTARHEGLGGFPMAGQEDVLSLMSGGFDSAVSSYLTIKRGSRTHFCFFNLGGDAHEIGVKQISYFLWNKYSSSHKVKFVSVPFDPVVAEILEKVDNSQMGVVLKRMMMRAASKIAERLGIEALVTGEAVGQVSSQTIRNLSLIDSVTDTLILRPLIVADKQDIIDTARHIGTAEFSETIPEYCGVISNKPTVKAVKEKIEAEEAKFDMSLIDQVVMDANVMDIRQIAEEAQEQVSDVEAVSEIASNEVILDIRSIDEVEDSPLEVDGLAIEHMPFFKLGNQFGELDQDKTYLLYCDRGVMSKLQALYLIEKGYANVKVYRP
- the panE gene encoding 2-dehydropantoate 2-reductase, with amino-acid sequence MANWNILGAGAIGHFFAEKLLKSGQHTAFILRPESDAHIRTFNFEDLNDRHSSNTVMAQPNLTPKCDFLLVTLKAQHVLSALSLLQPQIDKHCCIVLLHNGMGTAEQAEKLFPRNAIMVGTTSNGVLKLSDNYIRHTGAGITWLGPFNNQAKRYKDIASQLFALEELTWCEDIREKLWLKLVINCAINPLTAIHQCKNGELASPALYPHVVKVVQELALVCEKARLPWSYAELQVQVDNVIERTAENFSSMHQDHHFNRQSEIDYITGYVLKVANAYSIEAPVNKALYDQIKLHETELA
- a CDS encoding membrane protein is translated as MSLDKYKLWFRLLFVIVIFIICLLAFGKPSTDIAQLGYDKLNHLVAFATLALLFDYSFPDRTITLFMTLLGFGIFIEFIQGMIPGRTTSHWDIVADLTGITSYLIIQPLRAKIHG
- a CDS encoding UPF0234 protein; this translates as MPQFDIISEVDMVEVKNATDNANRELSTRFDFRGVDASFELIKEKVKMRTDEDMQLRQMADILRGALVKRNIDSSAMSVGKTEFSGKTCSADVEFLQGVEGAVAKKVVKSIKDSKLKVQVSIQGDKVRVVGKKRDDLQAVMQHVKTAELGQPFQFDNFRD